DNA sequence from the Pseudomonas fluorescens Q2-87 genome:
AGTGATTTTTTTGGCTCTATATTTCATTCCTATGAATCACTAATGAGCAGCCCAAGTGACTAAAGACGAGCGCCTTTCACTGATCTGTCAGCACCTCTACAGCCATGGCGAAAGCACTATCCAGACCATCGCCGAAGTCGCCGATGCATCCCTGGCGACCGTGCGCCGGGACCTGCTGAGTCTGGAGGCCGACGGCACCATTCACCGCACCCATGGCGGTGCGCGTATCGCCAAAAGCGCCGGGGTCGAGGTGGCCTTCGACCTGCGGGAAAACCAGAACCTTTTCGCCAAGCGCGCCATTGCCGAACTGGCCTACGAGCAGATCGCGCCGGGCTCGACCATCTTCCTCGACGCGGGCACCACGGTGCTGCAACTGGCCCGCCGCCTGCGCCTGGACCCGATGCCGCTGTCGGTGTTCACCAACTGCCTGAACGTCGCTCAAGTGTTGATGAACACACCGGGCATCAAGATCGTCCTGCTCGGTGGGCAGTTGCGGGCAGAGAACGCATCGATGGTCGGGGCCCTGGCCGAAGCGATGATCGAAAATTTGTGGTTCGATCAACTGTTCCTCGGTGCCGGTGCCATCGCGCCGGATGCCTGCATCTACAGCCTCGATGCCAGTGAAGCGCAGCTCAACCAGAAGATGCTCGCCCGCGCCGCCAAAACCCTGCTACTGGCGGACTCGAGCAAGTTCGATCAGCGCCTCACCTACCGTGTTGCCCCGCTGGACAAGAACCTGACGGTGATCAGTGACGAACAGTTGTCTGCCAGTTGGTGGGCGCGCTTGCACGAACAGGGCTGCGCCACGTTGCAAGCCTCCAGCCAAGCCATTGCCGCCCGGGACGTACAGGCATGAATGATTGCGTGTTGGGGCTGGACAGCGGCGGCTCGAAAACCCGGGTGACGGTAGCCGATCGCCAGGGCCGGGTGCTGCACTGTGAAACGGCGGCCGGACTTGATCCGATCGCCAATCCACAGTGGTCCGCTCAGTTGCACGCACTGCTGCAAGCGGCCGCCAGGCTGCCGTTGGCCGCCGCCGTGCTCGGGCTGCCGATGCATGGCGAACTGGCCGAATGTTCCATCGCCCAGCGCGACACCGCGCAACGCGCATTGTCCTGCCCGGTCCTTGTAGAAAACGATGTGCGCATAGCCTTCGACGGTGCATTCGCCGGGCAAGGCGCAGGCGTGTTGATTCTCGCAGGTACCGGTTCCATGGCCTGGGCCAGCCGTAACCAGCCCGGTGCCGAGCATCTACGCGTCGGCGGTTGGGGCGATGTATTCGGTGACGAAGGCAGCGCCTATTGGATCGGTCGGCAAGCGTTGACCCTTGCCAGCCGCAGCCTCGACGGCCGCGCCTATCAGCCACACCTGACCCAGGCCCTGCTCGATCACTTGGGCCTGGCCCCCGATCAACTGGCGGATTGGGTCTACGGCCTAGCCAATCGCCGGGCCTCAATGGCGGCCCTGGCCGAATGCGTGTCGACCTCGGCGGTGGCCGGCGATGCTGCGGCAATCGCAGTGATGGACGAGGCCGCAGCGCACCTGGCCGAACACATCAACACTGCTTGGCGCCGACTGGGCCTGAGCGGGCCGGCGACCTGGAGTTACGCCGGGGGTGTCTTCGCCCACACGCCGATGCTCGATGGCATTCGCCGTCGCATTGGCGCCGTCGCCTGCCCACCCCGCCTGCCTCCCATCGGTGGCGCCTTGTGGCGCGCCGCTCACAACGCGGGATGGAACCCCGACCAGCGCTGGATCGAACAACTGTCGCTGAATCGTTAGCCCCTTGCACTGCCGTCAACCTCCCCTTTCCCGATGAAGAGGTTTTGCCATGCTCCGACGCCATTTGCTTGCATCGCTCGCGCTGTTGCCGTTGTCGTTTGCGGTCCCGACTTTGGTACCGCTGGCCGCCGCCGCCACCAGCATTACTGAAGTGCTGTTGCCGCCCTGGGGCACCCTGCCCAAGGGCATGACCGACCGCCTCGCCAGCGAGACCGGCGTGACGCTGGATACGCAGACGCTGGGCTGGGACCAGATCCTGACCAAGGTCGCCACCTCGATGATTGCCGGCAGCCCACCGGCCGACACCACGGAAGTGGACTGGTCATGGGTCGGTCAATTTGGCGCCGCCAACTGGTACCTGCCGCTCAACGATGCCGTGGACGCCGCGACCCTGGCGGACATCCCTTCGGCGAAATTCTTCATGGTTGAGGGAAAGCTGTTGGCGGTGCCCTATGCCAACGATTTCCGGGTGCTGATCTACAACCGCGACCACCTCGACCGTGCGGGTATCAAGACTGCACCCACCACGCCTGAGCAGTTGCTGGCCGACGCCAAGGCGATCAAGGCCAAGAACATCACGCAATACCCGATCGCCCTGCCCTTGTCCGCCACTGAAGGCAGCGCCACCGCTTGGTATCTGCTGACCAAGGTGTTTGGCGGTGAGCTGTTCAACGAGCAATTCGAACCGCAATTCATCAAGCCCGACTCGGCCGGCTACCGGGCCATGGCGTTTGAAATCGAAGCGCTCAAGCAAGGTCTGATCAGCCCAGCGGCGACCGGCCTCAAGGACGTCGAGGTGCAGGAGCTGTTCAAGAAAGGTGACGCCTCGTTCGACCTCGCCGGTTGGGCCGGCAACGTCGCGGTCTACAGCGACCCGAGCAAATCCCAGGTGGCCGAACACGTCGCCGCCGCGTTGATGCTGAGCACCACCGGAACCGCGCGCACTATCGGCCTGCCGGAAGCCATGGGCATCCCCGCCACGGCAAAAAACAAAGACGGTGCCAGGACCTTCATCAACTGGTTCATCAAACCCGAGAACCAGATCGAGAGCTACAAGACCCTTGGCAACCTGCCCACCCGCACCAGCGTGCTCAAGCAGCTCAACAGCGAAGGCAAGCTCAAGAGCGGTGACGTGATCCTGCAACAGGCCACGCTGGTCGATCCACTGTTCAAGCAAGGCACACCCGTCTGGTACCCGCAATTCACCAGTGCGGTGTCCAGTGCCCTGAACCAGGCCGCCAAGGGGCAACTGACCGTGGCCCAGGCCGTGGCGCAAATTGCCGAAGAAGCCAAGAGCGCGATGCAGCCGTGATGACATTGACCTCCATCAGGGAGCGCTTGCGCCCCACACCGGGTGAAACCTGGCTCGGCCTGGCGTATGTGCTGCCGATCATCCTGGTGATGGCCAGCCTGGTCTTCGTGCCGCTGCTGGCCACGGTGTTCGACAGCCTATATCGGATAGACCCGATGCGCCCCGGGACGCCCTTCGTCGGCCTGCTCAACTACCAGAACCTGGCGACCGACAGCAACGTCCAGCACGCCACCTGGAACACCCTGGTCTACGTCGTGCTGGCGGTGGTGCTGGAAACCCTCGGGGGCCTGGCTGCCGCGCTGCTGTTGAACAAGGTACGGCATGGCCGCCAATGGCTGCTGGCGATCCTGGTGTTGCCCTGGTGCTTGCCGCCGGTGGTCAATGCGCTGGTCTGGCTGTGGATCTACAACCCTAGCTACGGCGTATTGAACAACCTGCTCAAGGGCATTGGGCTGATCAGTGAAAACCAAGTGTGGTTCAACGACCATCACACCGCGTTGCTGCTGATTTCCCTGGTCCACGTATGGCGCATGCTGCCGCTCACCGCGATCATTTTGCTCGCGGCGTTGCAGGCGATTCCTGGCGACTTGTATGAAGCCGCCAAGCTCGACGGCGCCGGGCGCATCAAGTGCTTTCGCATGATCACCCTGCCCCTGATTGCCGGTGGACTGGCCATTTCCCTCAGCCAGTCGACGGTGTTCGCCTTCAACCTGTTCGATGAAGCGTGGATCCTCAACGGCGCGAGCCTGGACACCCGTAGCTTGATCATCCAGGTGTACATGTCGGCGTTCCAGAACCTGAAGTTCTCCTATGGCATGGCGTTGTCGGTGCTGGCGATGATCGCCTCGCTGTTGGTATCGATGGTCTATGTGCTCAAGGTCTACCGCGAAACGAGGTTCGACTGATGCGCCGATATTTCTTCGAAGGCCTGGGCAAGGCCGGGTTCGCCCTGGCGTTGCTGGCGCTCGTACTGTGGTCGTTGGGCCCAGTGTATTGGGCGGTTATCACCAGCTTCACCGACCCGCGCGAGATGCTCAGTGGCCAGCTGCATCTGTGGCCACAGCACCCGACCCTGGAGCATTTCGCCAAGTTGTTCGGCGCCAGCAGTTCGTCCCAGGGTAACGAAGTGCAATCGGTGTGGCCGCAATTTTCCAGAGCCTTCATCAACAGCCTGGTGACCTCGGTGGCGGCGACGCTGTTGACCCTGGTGGCGGCTGCGTTCGGTGGCTACGCCTTTGTGCGCCTGCGCTTTCCCGGTCGCGACCTGTTGTTCGCACTGGTGGTGGCGAGCATGGCGGTGCCGGCGTATACCGTGATGATTCCGCTGTACCGCCTGATGATCAGCCTGCAACTGATCGATACCTACCTGGGCGTGACGCTGATCTACGTCTCCGCCTTCTTGCCGCTGGCCCTATGGCTGATGCGCAGCGTCTACCAGTCGCTGCCGGTATCGTTGGAAGAAGCGGCGTGGTTGGATGGCGCGGGTCGCACCTACACCCTGGTCCGCATCGTCCTGCCCCTGGCGGCGCCAGGCCTGATCGCCACCGCGATCCTGACGTTCCTCAGCGCCTGGGGGCAGTTCATGGTTCCGTTGGTGTTCTCGCCGTCCCTCGCGACCAAGTCGCTGACCGTGCTGATTCCTGAATTCGTCACCCGCAACTACGTCGACTACGGCCTGATGAATGCCGCCGGCGTGATCGCGATGCTGCCACCGGTGCTGCTGGTGATTTTCCTCAACCGTTTCCTGGTGCGCGGGCTGATTGCCGGCGCGACCAAATAAACCCTCTCTTGAAAGGACTGCCCCATGAACATCACTGAACAGGTCATCGTTGAGCAATTTCCTTTTTGGACTTCAGCGTTGACTCAGCCACTGCCGGACTTCACGGCTGCCACGACGGTGGTGGTCGGTTGCGGCACGTCCTACTACCTGGCACAAACCGTCGCCGGTGCATTGAACCTCAACGGCAAGCGCGCCATCGCCGTTCCGGGTGGAGAATGGGCCCGGCGCCCAGCGGCCTACTTGGCCACCACAACGGACGTGAAGGTGATCGCCCTGTCGCGCAGCGGCGAGTCCACCGAAACCGTGCAGGCCGTCGATGCCAGCCGCACACGGGGCCTGGAAACCCTGGGCATCACCTGCGAAGCCGACAGCAGCCTGGCGCGCAACAGCGACCACGTACTGTTTGCCCCGACACACGCCCTCGAAGGCATCGTCATGAGCAGCTCGGCAAGCCTGATGCTGCTGCTCGGTTTGCGTCTGGCCGGTGTGGAGCTCGACCCGGCGATTGCGGCCAGCGCCGAACAAGCGATGCGCAGCCTCGACAGTCAGCTCAACAGCGATCTGCTCTCGCGCTCGCACTTCGTGTACCTGGGCGGCGGCGCCTATTACGGCCTGGCCAGCGAAGGCGCGCTGAAATTGCAGGAAATGAGCCTGACCTACACCCAAGTCTTCCATCCGCTGGAGTACCGCCATGGGCCAGTCAGCCTGGTCGACGAAAAAACCTGCGTGGTGCTGATCTACAGCCCCGAAACGTTTGAAGAAGAAAGCCAGCTGTGCGCCGAACTGCAAGCCAAGGGTGCGCGAGTCATCGGTTTCGGCGGTCCGGGCGATCTTTCGATCGGCATCGGCCAGCAGGGCCTGGACCGCAGCCTGGCGATCCTGCCGGCGTTGCAATTGTTCGGCGAACGCCTGGCCCAGCACAAACATCTGGACAGCACCGCACCGCGCCACCTGACCAAGGTTGTGCGCCTTTCCTGAATTGCGGCTCCGACACAGGCAGGTTTCCCAATGGCAACGGTCAACATTCAACAATTGCAAAAAAACTACGGCGCGATTGCGGTGCTGCACGGC
Encoded proteins:
- a CDS encoding carbohydrate ABC transporter permease; this translates as MTLTSIRERLRPTPGETWLGLAYVLPIILVMASLVFVPLLATVFDSLYRIDPMRPGTPFVGLLNYQNLATDSNVQHATWNTLVYVVLAVVLETLGGLAAALLLNKVRHGRQWLLAILVLPWCLPPVVNALVWLWIYNPSYGVLNNLLKGIGLISENQVWFNDHHTALLLISLVHVWRMLPLTAIILLAALQAIPGDLYEAAKLDGAGRIKCFRMITLPLIAGGLAISLSQSTVFAFNLFDEAWILNGASLDTRSLIIQVYMSAFQNLKFSYGMALSVLAMIASLLVSMVYVLKVYRETRFD
- a CDS encoding N-acetylglucosamine kinase codes for the protein MNDCVLGLDSGGSKTRVTVADRQGRVLHCETAAGLDPIANPQWSAQLHALLQAAARLPLAAAVLGLPMHGELAECSIAQRDTAQRALSCPVLVENDVRIAFDGAFAGQGAGVLILAGTGSMAWASRNQPGAEHLRVGGWGDVFGDEGSAYWIGRQALTLASRSLDGRAYQPHLTQALLDHLGLAPDQLADWVYGLANRRASMAALAECVSTSAVAGDAAAIAVMDEAAAHLAEHINTAWRRLGLSGPATWSYAGGVFAHTPMLDGIRRRIGAVACPPRLPPIGGALWRAAHNAGWNPDQRWIEQLSLNR
- a CDS encoding extracellular solute-binding protein, yielding MLRRHLLASLALLPLSFAVPTLVPLAAAATSITEVLLPPWGTLPKGMTDRLASETGVTLDTQTLGWDQILTKVATSMIAGSPPADTTEVDWSWVGQFGAANWYLPLNDAVDAATLADIPSAKFFMVEGKLLAVPYANDFRVLIYNRDHLDRAGIKTAPTTPEQLLADAKAIKAKNITQYPIALPLSATEGSATAWYLLTKVFGGELFNEQFEPQFIKPDSAGYRAMAFEIEALKQGLISPAATGLKDVEVQELFKKGDASFDLAGWAGNVAVYSDPSKSQVAEHVAAALMLSTTGTARTIGLPEAMGIPATAKNKDGARTFINWFIKPENQIESYKTLGNLPTRTSVLKQLNSEGKLKSGDVILQQATLVDPLFKQGTPVWYPQFTSAVSSALNQAAKGQLTVAQAVAQIAEEAKSAMQP
- a CDS encoding DeoR/GlpR family DNA-binding transcription regulator, producing MTKDERLSLICQHLYSHGESTIQTIAEVADASLATVRRDLLSLEADGTIHRTHGGARIAKSAGVEVAFDLRENQNLFAKRAIAELAYEQIAPGSTIFLDAGTTVLQLARRLRLDPMPLSVFTNCLNVAQVLMNTPGIKIVLLGGQLRAENASMVGALAEAMIENLWFDQLFLGAGAIAPDACIYSLDASEAQLNQKMLARAAKTLLLADSSKFDQRLTYRVAPLDKNLTVISDEQLSASWWARLHEQGCATLQASSQAIAARDVQA
- a CDS encoding carbohydrate ABC transporter permease; its protein translation is MRRYFFEGLGKAGFALALLALVLWSLGPVYWAVITSFTDPREMLSGQLHLWPQHPTLEHFAKLFGASSSSQGNEVQSVWPQFSRAFINSLVTSVAATLLTLVAAAFGGYAFVRLRFPGRDLLFALVVASMAVPAYTVMIPLYRLMISLQLIDTYLGVTLIYVSAFLPLALWLMRSVYQSLPVSLEEAAWLDGAGRTYTLVRIVLPLAAPGLIATAILTFLSAWGQFMVPLVFSPSLATKSLTVLIPEFVTRNYVDYGLMNAAGVIAMLPPVLLVIFLNRFLVRGLIAGATK
- a CDS encoding SIS domain-containing protein; its protein translation is MNITEQVIVEQFPFWTSALTQPLPDFTAATTVVVGCGTSYYLAQTVAGALNLNGKRAIAVPGGEWARRPAAYLATTTDVKVIALSRSGESTETVQAVDASRTRGLETLGITCEADSSLARNSDHVLFAPTHALEGIVMSSSASLMLLLGLRLAGVELDPAIAASAEQAMRSLDSQLNSDLLSRSHFVYLGGGAYYGLASEGALKLQEMSLTYTQVFHPLEYRHGPVSLVDEKTCVVLIYSPETFEEESQLCAELQAKGARVIGFGGPGDLSIGIGQQGLDRSLAILPALQLFGERLAQHKHLDSTAPRHLTKVVRLS